One Miscanthus floridulus cultivar M001 chromosome 11, ASM1932011v1, whole genome shotgun sequence DNA window includes the following coding sequences:
- the LOC136490982 gene encoding uncharacterized protein: MSAGGGEEEEEEEEEVFYESRDRVLSSSCSSTSASDDDDNDRPRRRRDGAASASAAAAALDVWTFAPAPVQERRRKLLQMMGLAGDPALARLEMGRSVSYDGPVRPAPVSPISRSRSDGAVPVSATKPPLGGRSRQASSGSSEAMPEGEETDPRCLIRNLDDGSEFVVKEEFELREVGTGRQLTMEEFVDLCVGRSPIVQELMRRENVANSGSNNGSSTPIQSSNSDSSNGATRHRRHSSWLRSIRNVAASMVVSSRDRRSSDEKDTSSEKGGRRSSSATDDSQDSAGAVHHGPVRVKVRQYGKSYKELSGLFMNQEIQAHNGSIWSIRFSPDGRYLASAGEDCVIHVWEVSECERKREENGVCNPFVAMACNGSPEPTLALASSVDGSNREKKRRARFLEGRRSVSSDRLMVPEHVFALSEKPIRTFMGHSEDVLDLCWSKSQYLLSSSMDKTVKLWHISSTSCLKTFSHSDYVTCIQFNPVDDRYFISGSLDEKVRIWSIQNREIVDWKDLHEMVTAACYTPDGQRALIGSHKGSCHIYDTSDNKLLQKKQIDLQNKKKKSSQKKITGFQFLPGSTSKVLITSADSRIRVVDGLNLVHKYKGFRNTNSQISACLAANGRYVISASEDSHVYIWRNDDNLEQGRSKGNVTVTNSYEHFHCQDVTVAVALPSNGSAMVSRANSTKQDEQDSVLEHSLLHAVPEKLQDSSDFQPQSGNILSTSSNHSGDRATWPEELMTPTKQSPRSSASLPSGADQAPSRSAWGTVIFTAARGGQIRTFQNFGFPARV, translated from the exons ATGAGCGCCGGCggcggggaggaggaagaggaggaggaggaggaggtgttctACGAGTCGCGGGACCGCGTGCTCTCCTCCTCTTGCTCCTCCACCTCCGCCTCGGACGATGACGACAACGACCGCCCGCGACGGCGCCGGGACGGGGCCGCCTCTGCCTCTGCCGCCGCGGCGGCGCTCGATGTGTGGACGTTCGCGCCGGCGCCCGTGCAGGAGCGGCGCCGGAAGCTGCTCCAGATGATGGGGCTCGCCGGGGACCCCGCCCTGGCGCGCCTCGAGATGGGCCGATCGGTCTCCTACGACGGGCCCGTCCGCCCGGCGCCGGTCTCGCCCATCTCCCGATCCAGATCAGACGGCGCCGTGCCTGTCTCGGCAACGAAACCCCCGCTGGGCGGGCGGTCGCGCCAGGCGTCGTCGGGCTCCTCCGAGGCCATGCCCGAAGGGGAGGAGACCGACCCGAGGTGCCTAATCCGGAACCTCGACGACGGCAGCGAGTTCGTGGTCAAGGAGGAGTTCGAGCTCCGCGAGGTCGGCACGGGCCGGCAGCTCACCATGGAGGAGTTTGTTGACCTCTGCGTCGGCCGCTCGCCTATCGTCCAGGAGCTCATGCGACGGGAGAATGTTGCCAACTCCGGCTCAAACAACGGCTCGTCCACCCCCATCCAGAGTTCCAACTCCGACTCCAGCAACGGGGCAACGCGCCACCGGCGGCATAGCAGCTGGCTTCGGAGCATTCGGAACGTCGCGGCCTCCATGGTGGTCAGCTCCCGCGACCGCCGCAGCAGCGACGAGAAGGACACGTCCTCGGAGAAAGGCGGGCGCCGGTCCAGCTCAGCAACAGATGACAGCCAGGACAGCGCCGGAGCCGTGCACCATGGCCCGGTGCGCGTTAAGGTGAGGCAGTATGGGAAGTCGTACAAGGAGCTCAGTGGCCTATTCATGAACCAGGAGATTCAGGCTCACAATGGGTCCATCTGGAGCATCAGGTTTAGTCCAGATGGCCGGTACCTCGCGAGTGCTGGGGAAGACTGCGTGATCCATGTCTGGGAAGTGTCAGAATGTGAGAGGAAACGCGAGGAGAACGGAGTGTGCAATCCTTTTGTTGCCATGGCGTGCAACGGTTCGCCGGAGCCAACATTAGCCTTGGCCAGCAGTGTGGATGGGAGCAATCGTGAGAAGAAGCGTCGGGCAAGGTTCTTGGAGGGTCGTAGGTCTGTGAGCTCAGACCGGCTAATGGTGCCAGAGCATGTGTTTGCGCTGTCAGAAAAGCCGATTCGGACCTTCATGGGGCATTCAGAAGACGTGCTTGATCTCTGCTGGTCCAAATCCCAG TACTTACTTTCATCTTCAATGGATAAAACGGTGAAGTTGTGGCACATTTCGAGCACTTCCTGTCTGAAAACATTCTCACACAGTGACTATG TGACATGCATCCAGTTCAACCCTGTTGATGATAGATACTTCATTAGTGGTTCACTGGATGAAAAAGTCCGCATATGGAGCATTCAAAACCGTGAAATTGTTGATTGGAAAGATTTGCATGAAATGGTCACTGCTGCTTGCTATACCCCAGATGGACAG AGAGCATTAATTGGTTCCCATAAAGGCAGCTGCCATATTTATGATACATCTG ATAATAAGCTTCTCCAAAAGAAACAAATTGACCTGCAAAATAAGAAAAAGAAGTCCAGTCAGAAGAAAATCACTGGATTTCAG TTTCTCCCAGGGAGTACTTCAAAGGTCCTTATTACATCTGCAGATTCAAGAATCAGGGTTGTTGATGGCCTTAATCTAGTTCACAAGTACAAAG GTTTCCGAAACACTAACAGCCAGATTTCAGCCTGTTTAGCTGCAAATGGGAGGTATGTGATCTCAGCAAGTGAGGATTCCCATGTGTACATATGGAGAAACGATGATAACCTTGAACAAGGCAGAAGCAAGGGGAATGTTACTGTCACCAATTCCTATGAACATTTCCACTGCCAGGATGTGACAGTTGCTGTTGCACTGCCATCTAATGGCTCAGCAATGGTATCCAGAGCAAACTCCACGAAGCAAGATGAGCAGGATTCTGTATTGGAGCATTCTCTGCTGCATGCTGTCCCTGAAAAACTGCAAGATTCCTCTGATTTCCAGCCTCAAAGTGGCAATATCCTAAGCACCAGTTCAAATCACAGCGGTGATAGAGCAACTTGGCCTGAAGAGCTCATGACGCCAACAAAGCAGAGCCCTCGGTCTAGTGCCAGTCTTCCCAGTGGTGCTGATCAAGCTCCAAGTCGGTCAGCCTGGGGAACTGTAATTTTCACGGCAGCCCGTGGAGGTCAGATCAGAACATTTCAGAATTTTGGGTTTCCTGCTCGAGTATAG